The Corynebacterium qintianiae genome has a window encoding:
- a CDS encoding aminodeoxychorismate lyase yields the protein MASSLIPPQPVIYLVEPFGGSIRRQNANIAHVYWDDAAVTRGDGIFETLLIHDGAPVNLAKHLARFRRSAEALDLPDPGVDHWVKATREAVADYYRERGEIDDTSAEAKCVWTMTRGRETTGVPTAWLTVRPVDPLLLRQRETGVKTVTAPRGYTITSGATAAPWLKVGAKTLNYAASMAALRWARKHGCDDVIYVDHEDGRVLEATTSTVIIVRKDKKLRTPAPGSEILAGTTQQAIFEYAAEQGWRCKAKDLYVDDLLSAESVWLVSSVRKAVRVTELDGRVLSEPGRDADIRELVELALLSQRDV from the coding sequence ATGGCTTCCTCGCTCATCCCTCCGCAGCCGGTCATTTACCTAGTTGAACCCTTCGGAGGCTCGATCCGTAGGCAGAACGCCAACATCGCCCACGTCTACTGGGACGACGCCGCAGTCACTCGCGGCGACGGAATTTTCGAGACCCTGCTCATTCACGACGGCGCGCCCGTCAACCTGGCCAAGCACCTCGCGCGCTTCCGCCGCTCCGCCGAGGCGCTCGACCTGCCGGACCCGGGCGTGGACCACTGGGTCAAAGCCACACGAGAGGCTGTGGCTGACTATTACCGCGAGCGGGGAGAAATCGACGACACCAGCGCCGAGGCCAAGTGCGTGTGGACCATGACGCGCGGCCGGGAAACCACCGGTGTACCCACCGCGTGGTTGACGGTGCGGCCCGTGGACCCATTGCTCCTGCGGCAGCGGGAAACCGGGGTCAAGACGGTGACGGCTCCGCGCGGGTACACCATTACGAGCGGCGCGACCGCAGCGCCCTGGCTGAAAGTAGGTGCGAAAACGCTGAACTACGCGGCGTCCATGGCGGCGCTGCGCTGGGCTCGGAAGCACGGTTGCGACGACGTGATCTACGTCGACCACGAGGACGGCCGCGTCCTCGAAGCGACCACGTCCACCGTAATCATCGTGCGCAAGGACAAGAAGCTGCGCACCCCGGCCCCGGGATCCGAGATCCTCGCCGGAACCACCCAGCAGGCGATTTTCGAGTACGCCGCCGAGCAGGGCTGGCGCTGCAAGGCCAAGGACTTGTATGTCGACGACCTGCTGAGCGCCGAGTCGGTATGGCTGGTTAGCTCGGTGCGCAAGGCGGTGCGGGTCACCGAGCTCGACGGACGCGTGCTTTCCGAGCCGGGCCGCGACGCGGACATCCGCGAGCTGGTGGAATTGGCCCTGCTTAGCCAGCGAGACGTGTAA
- a CDS encoding YgfZ/GcvT domain-containing protein yields METASQYRSPLLSSPAAVELTDADTSLIDARGVAWHYGNPLGEQRALAEGSVVIDRSHRAVIKVSGADAAVFLNNLLSQKLVDVTEGFAAAALDLDMQGHVLHHADVTFTDGVFYLDFPAYQHETLTTFLNKMVFWSEVTIEDADLAVLTILGPGPEFAGASEAVVARAVPWPTTPRTDVLVERESVLGVVDKLGAQGIPLAGLMAFTAERVKAGEPELRADMDEKSIPHEAPYLINRGAHLGAVHLDKGCYRGQETVARVENLGRSPRLLVMVQLDGSAPVDPAPGAELSLAGRRVGRLGTVVHDADYGPIALALVKRSALSSGDLTAEGDTPVSASIDPDSLPDDEGEKAGRRAVERLRSSK; encoded by the coding sequence ATGGAAACCGCAAGCCAGTATCGTTCTCCCCTGTTGAGCAGCCCGGCAGCGGTTGAATTGACCGATGCGGACACGTCGCTTATCGACGCCCGAGGCGTCGCGTGGCACTACGGCAACCCGCTCGGCGAGCAGCGCGCCCTCGCCGAAGGATCGGTCGTGATTGACCGGTCGCACCGCGCAGTAATCAAGGTGTCCGGCGCGGACGCGGCAGTGTTTTTGAACAACCTGTTGTCACAGAAGCTGGTGGACGTCACTGAAGGATTTGCCGCCGCAGCGCTGGACCTGGACATGCAGGGCCATGTCCTCCACCACGCCGACGTCACCTTCACCGACGGGGTCTTCTACCTCGACTTCCCTGCCTACCAGCATGAGACGTTGACCACCTTCCTGAACAAGATGGTGTTCTGGTCCGAGGTCACCATTGAGGATGCCGACCTCGCGGTACTCACCATTCTGGGGCCCGGACCCGAGTTCGCCGGGGCCAGCGAAGCCGTCGTCGCCCGCGCAGTGCCGTGGCCCACCACCCCGCGTACCGATGTGCTGGTGGAGCGGGAAAGCGTGCTGGGGGTCGTCGATAAGCTCGGTGCTCAAGGCATCCCCCTGGCCGGCCTGATGGCGTTCACCGCGGAGCGGGTCAAGGCTGGCGAGCCGGAGCTGCGCGCTGACATGGACGAGAAGTCCATCCCGCACGAGGCCCCGTACCTTATCAACCGGGGCGCTCACCTCGGCGCCGTTCACCTCGATAAGGGGTGCTACCGCGGGCAGGAGACCGTCGCCCGCGTCGAAAACCTCGGCCGCTCCCCCAGGCTGCTCGTCATGGTGCAGCTCGACGGGTCCGCGCCGGTGGACCCCGCACCGGGCGCCGAGCTAAGCCTCGCCGGTCGCAGGGTCGGCCGTCTGGGCACCGTCGTCCACGACGCCGACTACGGTCCGATCGCACTCGCGCTTGTGAAGCGCTCGGCCCTCTCCTCCGGAGATCTGACCGCCGAGGGAGACACCCCCGTCTCAGCGTCCATTGACCCCGACTCGCTGCCCGATGACGAGGGGGAGAAGGCCGGCCGTAGGGCAGTCGAAAGGTTGAGAAGCTCCAAGTAG
- a CDS encoding DUF3073 domain-containing protein yields the protein MGRGRAKAKQTKVARQLKYHTPDMDLDSLQRELAGQSPARSWSDSDDEVDDQYADYSDWDSDRR from the coding sequence ATGGGTCGCGGACGCGCCAAAGCAAAGCAGACCAAGGTTGCTCGCCAGCTGAAGTACCACACTCCTGACATGGATCTCGATTCGCTCCAGCGCGAGCTCGCGGGCCAGTCCCCGGCACGCAGCTGGAGCGACTCTGATGACGAGGTGGATGACCAGTACGCCGACTACTCCGACTGGGATTCGGACAGGCGCTAG